One Moritella sp. Urea-trap-13 genomic window carries:
- a CDS encoding cytochrome c: protein MFWSKTLKLAGLTSLMMFSTAQAATFDKAETDIKYRQSALTMIAINFSDMADMVKGKKQWDDSQFQLRAMQLSHLVPMAHAGFASADSQEGNTKAKSEIWKDTAGFDKKFAKFTADTKNLAFVSARGERGDIKKAFGQTAKNCKSCHSDYKFK from the coding sequence ATGTTCTGGAGCAAAACACTAAAATTAGCGGGTCTCACATCATTAATGATGTTCTCAACAGCGCAAGCAGCAACGTTTGATAAAGCGGAAACAGATATTAAATACCGTCAATCAGCATTAACGATGATCGCCATCAACTTTTCTGATATGGCTGATATGGTTAAAGGCAAAAAACAATGGGACGACTCGCAGTTCCAACTACGTGCAATGCAGTTATCACATCTTGTACCAATGGCACATGCTGGTTTTGCTTCTGCTGACAGCCAAGAAGGCAATACCAAAGCAAAATCTGAAATTTGGAAAGATACAGCTGGTTTTGACAAAAAGTTTGCTAAGTTTACTGCTGACACAAAGAATTTAGCATTTGTTTCTGCAAGAGGTGAACGCGGCGACATTAAAAAAGCATTTGGCCAAACAGCGAAAAACTGCAAATCTTGCCACAGCGACTACAAATTCAAATAA
- a CDS encoding response regulator, whose amino-acid sequence MSLGMIKATLHKKRVGIARQLLVSIILISSIFTLLITGLNVYLDYEKDISYVETQLEQVKQSYLSSLTASLWIEDREQLKLQAEGIMQLPSVHYLEIKDDTGFVLQLGTQLSEYQYEVSWLMQQDFGNKNFDLATIKIQSDLYSIYKGLWDKFVMLLLSQVIKTFIVALFIIFVVYKIVVRPLTEMSDAVSKFDRDKLPPPLELEPRLFDDEITNLTTSYNASIKQIRHNYNELEVAKRQAEDANLKKSEFLANMSHEIRTPMNGVIGTASLLQEMPMGREQKEFVDMLYSSSMTLLDLINDILDFSKIESGQLILAKNPLNLFELCKEIEGNFSIMAGQKQIVLVCHIDEQIPDMVLGDITQLRQVLNNLLSNAIKFTSIGYVHLNIKLMDRKDNSAGVMFQVIDSGIGIAAESQQKIFEKFQQADGSTTRNYGGTGLGLAICRSIVKLMNSDILVYSKPGKGSRFEFVVEFESIDELLLGADSEQSLAGLSILLVDDSMLNMRITAAQLQNFGARTAYCEDPSLSKKMVLDALGRETPFDLVILDKIMPHMDGFTVAKQLIDEFAELTPRLMLMSADAQIGDDVLAKQLGIKTFLSRPYKADTLKAVVLSTMLDQPAESIDEITSVEDKTAASDVMKVLLVEDTFINQKVTIMMLQKLGIEVTLAENGQIAVDLCKEQSFNLILMDCQMPVLDGFEATKIIRENEAADQHIPIIALTANVLQTVKDNCFAAGMDDFMAKPVSKQLLTLMLQKHLSPWLAERPYTHTVVSVNSA is encoded by the coding sequence GTGAGTTTAGGGATGATTAAAGCGACGTTGCACAAAAAAAGAGTTGGTATCGCGAGGCAATTACTTGTTTCAATTATACTTATCAGCTCTATTTTTACATTACTCATTACAGGCTTGAATGTCTATCTTGATTATGAAAAAGATATCTCCTATGTTGAAACTCAGCTTGAGCAAGTAAAGCAAAGCTACTTATCGAGTTTAACGGCAAGTCTATGGATTGAAGACCGTGAGCAGCTTAAGCTGCAAGCCGAAGGTATCATGCAACTGCCCAGTGTGCATTATCTTGAGATCAAAGATGATACTGGTTTTGTACTGCAATTAGGCACGCAATTATCCGAGTATCAGTACGAAGTTTCTTGGCTTATGCAGCAAGACTTCGGTAATAAGAATTTCGATCTGGCGACTATCAAAATACAATCTGACTTGTATTCTATCTATAAAGGTTTATGGGATAAATTTGTGATGTTGTTACTATCGCAAGTCATTAAAACCTTTATTGTGGCGCTATTTATCATCTTTGTGGTGTATAAGATTGTGGTTCGGCCGTTAACTGAAATGTCAGATGCGGTGAGCAAGTTTGATCGTGACAAATTACCTCCTCCATTAGAGCTTGAACCACGTTTATTTGATGATGAAATTACCAATTTAACCACCAGTTACAACGCCTCAATTAAACAGATTCGCCATAATTATAATGAGCTTGAAGTTGCAAAGCGCCAAGCTGAAGATGCCAATTTGAAGAAAAGTGAATTTTTGGCCAATATGAGTCACGAGATCCGCACGCCAATGAATGGGGTTATTGGTACAGCATCCTTATTACAAGAAATGCCGATGGGTCGCGAGCAGAAAGAATTTGTTGATATGTTGTATTCGTCATCGATGACGTTACTTGATTTGATTAACGACATTCTGGATTTCTCGAAAATTGAATCGGGCCAATTAATACTTGCTAAAAACCCACTAAATCTGTTTGAGTTATGTAAAGAGATTGAAGGCAATTTTTCTATTATGGCAGGGCAAAAACAGATCGTGCTAGTCTGTCATATTGATGAACAAATACCTGATATGGTGCTCGGTGATATCACCCAATTACGCCAAGTATTGAATAACCTATTATCTAATGCGATCAAGTTTACATCGATAGGTTATGTGCATTTGAATATAAAATTAATGGATCGAAAAGATAATAGTGCCGGTGTTATGTTCCAGGTTATCGATAGCGGTATTGGTATTGCTGCCGAGAGCCAACAAAAAATATTTGAAAAGTTTCAGCAAGCTGATGGCAGTACAACACGTAATTACGGTGGTACTGGTCTAGGTTTAGCCATTTGTCGTAGCATTGTAAAATTAATGAATAGTGACATTCTTGTTTATAGTAAGCCTGGTAAAGGTAGCCGCTTTGAGTTTGTGGTTGAATTTGAATCTATTGACGAACTGTTGTTGGGTGCTGATTCAGAGCAAAGTCTTGCTGGATTATCTATATTGTTAGTCGATGACAGTATGTTAAATATGCGTATTACCGCGGCGCAATTACAAAATTTTGGTGCCAGAACAGCATATTGCGAAGATCCCAGTTTAAGTAAAAAAATGGTGCTGGATGCATTGGGCAGGGAAACACCTTTTGATTTAGTCATTCTTGATAAAATCATGCCACATATGGATGGTTTTACGGTCGCGAAACAATTAATTGATGAGTTTGCTGAACTCACGCCTCGGTTAATGTTGATGTCTGCAGATGCGCAGATAGGTGATGATGTATTAGCAAAACAGCTCGGCATAAAAACGTTTTTGAGTCGCCCATATAAAGCGGATACCTTAAAAGCGGTGGTACTTAGCACTATGTTGGATCAACCAGCTGAAAGCATTGATGAGATCACCAGTGTGGAAGATAAAACAGCTGCTAGCGATGTTATGAAAGTGCTCTTAGTTGAGGATACATTTATTAATCAGAAAGTGACGATTATGATGCTACAAAAGCTGGGCATTGAGGTAACGCTTGCTGAAAATGGCCAAATTGCTGTTGATTTATGTAAAGAGCAGTCGTTTAATTTGATTTTAATGGATTGCCAAATGCCGGTGCTTGATGGTTTTGAAGCAACAAAAATCATTCGTGAAAATGAAGCGGCAGATCAACATATCCCCATCATTGCGTTAACTGCGAATGTACTGCAAACCGTAAAAGATAATTGCTTTGCGGCAGGGATGGATGACTTTATGGCCAAGCCCGTTAGCAAGCAGTTACTAACGCTGATGTTACAAAAGCATTTGTCACCTTGGTTAGCGGAACGACCTTATACGCATACAGTGGTATCTGTTAATTCGGCATGA
- a CDS encoding transporter substrate-binding domain-containing protein, which translates to MKRFISIMLTLQLCIASFTANSESINYYVIAKQAMPFQITTDDEQHSGIVSDIIAKIFMDKYTVNYHVYPFNRMISKLEAGGEKNWVTYGSPNWGSVQAENLSDKPIYTVSHSILSNAKSDFSYTDISDIKDKVFVLLYGFDYPTLQPYIDSGVIQELRVKDYAAAFRILDKMPNDAIFIEMTSRIKYNLKIQSKDLSSYHLQNFSALIPTYPIYLAFDPNMDSELQLFINRQLSALEDAGTLTDIINHYI; encoded by the coding sequence ATGAAACGCTTTATTTCAATAATGTTAACTCTGCAGCTTTGCATTGCTAGCTTTACAGCTAATTCAGAATCAATCAACTACTATGTCATTGCTAAACAAGCCATGCCATTTCAAATAACGACGGATGATGAGCAACACTCAGGTATCGTATCAGACATTATTGCCAAGATATTTATGGATAAATATACCGTTAATTATCATGTCTACCCATTCAATCGGATGATTTCAAAGTTAGAGGCCGGAGGAGAAAAAAACTGGGTCACTTACGGCAGTCCAAATTGGGGCAGTGTCCAAGCAGAAAACTTATCTGATAAACCAATTTACACCGTTAGTCACAGTATCTTAAGCAATGCCAAATCAGACTTTTCATATACAGATATTAGCGACATAAAAGACAAAGTATTTGTTTTACTCTATGGCTTTGATTATCCAACGCTACAACCTTATATTGATAGTGGCGTAATTCAAGAACTAAGAGTGAAAGACTACGCTGCAGCTTTCAGGATCTTAGATAAAATGCCGAACGATGCTATTTTTATCGAAATGACATCACGGATTAAATACAACCTTAAAATTCAGTCTAAAGACCTCAGCAGTTATCACTTACAAAATTTTTCAGCCTTGATACCAACTTACCCTATTTATCTTGCATTTGATCCGAATATGGATAGCGAACTGCAACTGTTTATTAATCGACAACTTTCAGCCTTAGAAGATGCCGGTACGTTAACAGACATCATTAACCACTACATCTGA